A part of Blastopirellula marina genomic DNA contains:
- the nirB gene encoding nitrite reductase large subunit NirB, producing MVTDETKTIVVIGNGMVGHRFVEKLVEFDQARQYKIVTFCEEPRAAYDRVGLTSFFAHRDAEKLMIARLDWYQEHGVEIHLGDRASKIDREKQVVYSDKGSAISYDYVVLATGSFPFVPPVPGIQKHGVYVYRTIEDLEKIIHHGKTAKSCAVIGGGLLGLEAAKAAFDLGMKTHVIEFAPRLMPRQVDDRGSKLLVQKIEELGVEVHLNKGTKEVEGDGKVERMVFTDDSSLDVDMIIVSAGIRPRDEVAKECGLDIGPRGGVSVDDHLRTSDPKVFAIGEVALHSGMIYGLVAPGYEMAEIVAANLCGQEKHFGGTDMSTKLKLMGVDVASFGNYEASDDVSTSLVVEDPFQGSYKKLLFSKNGKALLGGILVGDASEYGTLSIFAKSGDLLPCSPSELMGNSGDGGGAAALGGAASMPDSAQICSCNNVTKGQICSAIRDNDLMTPAEVKKCTSAGGGCGGCMPLVTDILAAELAAAGKSISKDLCEHFAYSRQELFEIVKIKEIKSFDDLLASHGKGDGCEICKPAIASIMASLWNDHILETSHKTLQDTNDRFLANIQRDATYSVVPRVAGGEITPDKLITLGVVAKKYGLYTKITGGQRVDLFGAKVQDLPDIWAELIEAGFESGHAYGKAVRTVKSCVGSTWCRYGVGDSVGFAIRIENRYRGIRAPHKLKFAVSGCVRECAEAQGKDVGLIATENGYNLYVCGNGGANPRHADLLVADIDEETAVKYMDRFLMYYIQTADKLTRTSVWLEKMEGGLDHIRDVVINDSLNICDELEARMQMLVDTYQCEWKTVVEDPEKRAFFKQFVNTDESELGIEIISERDQQRPADWPDGNVSLVELKGLNGETIPHDVPGEELTWIAMGNEADFPVNGGAAVKYGEVQIAIFRATTHSDWYACQNMCPHKNAFVLSRGIIGDASGVPKVACPLHKKAFSLESGECLTGEEYKLQVFPVKVQEGQVFVQLPPEENLNASLATKLHCISACDAKKSRDLALVQG from the coding sequence ATGGTGACCGACGAAACCAAGACCATCGTAGTAATCGGCAACGGCATGGTGGGGCATCGCTTCGTCGAAAAGCTCGTCGAATTCGATCAGGCCCGTCAATACAAGATTGTCACCTTCTGTGAAGAACCACGTGCGGCGTACGACCGCGTGGGGCTAACTTCATTCTTTGCCCACCGCGATGCCGAGAAGTTAATGATTGCCAGGCTCGACTGGTACCAAGAGCATGGGGTCGAGATTCACTTGGGTGATCGGGCTAGCAAGATTGATCGAGAAAAACAAGTCGTTTACTCAGATAAAGGGAGTGCGATTTCTTACGACTATGTGGTTCTGGCAACCGGCTCGTTCCCCTTCGTACCGCCCGTGCCGGGGATTCAGAAGCATGGTGTCTATGTTTATCGAACGATCGAAGACCTCGAGAAGATCATTCATCATGGTAAAACCGCGAAGTCATGTGCGGTAATCGGTGGGGGACTTCTCGGTCTGGAAGCGGCTAAGGCCGCGTTTGATTTGGGGATGAAAACCCATGTTATCGAGTTCGCGCCTCGATTAATGCCGCGTCAGGTTGACGATCGAGGATCGAAGTTGTTGGTTCAAAAGATCGAAGAGCTCGGCGTTGAAGTTCATCTCAACAAGGGCACGAAGGAAGTCGAGGGAGACGGCAAGGTCGAACGCATGGTCTTCACCGATGATAGTTCGTTGGACGTTGACATGATCATCGTCTCAGCGGGAATTCGTCCACGGGATGAAGTCGCGAAAGAGTGCGGACTCGATATCGGACCGCGCGGTGGTGTTTCAGTCGACGATCATCTGCGGACATCTGATCCGAAGGTGTTTGCCATCGGTGAAGTCGCCCTGCATAGCGGAATGATCTATGGCCTGGTCGCGCCAGGTTACGAAATGGCCGAGATTGTCGCAGCTAATTTGTGCGGTCAAGAAAAGCATTTCGGTGGCACCGATATGTCGACCAAACTGAAGCTCATGGGGGTCGATGTGGCCAGCTTCGGCAACTATGAAGCGAGCGACGATGTCTCGACTTCGCTGGTCGTGGAAGATCCCTTCCAAGGCTCGTACAAGAAGCTGTTGTTCAGCAAGAATGGCAAAGCTCTCCTCGGTGGGATTCTGGTTGGCGATGCATCGGAATACGGGACCCTTTCGATCTTTGCCAAGAGCGGGGATCTGCTCCCCTGTTCGCCTAGCGAATTGATGGGAAACAGTGGCGACGGCGGAGGAGCAGCTGCTCTGGGAGGAGCTGCCAGCATGCCAGATAGTGCTCAGATTTGTTCCTGCAACAACGTTACGAAAGGACAAATCTGCTCGGCGATTCGCGACAACGATTTAATGACGCCAGCCGAAGTCAAGAAATGCACCAGTGCCGGTGGTGGGTGCGGAGGCTGTATGCCGTTGGTTACCGATATCCTAGCCGCTGAACTGGCCGCCGCAGGTAAGTCGATCAGCAAGGACCTGTGCGAACACTTTGCTTACTCCCGCCAAGAGCTGTTTGAGATCGTCAAAATTAAAGAGATCAAGTCGTTCGATGATTTGCTGGCGTCCCACGGGAAGGGAGATGGTTGTGAGATCTGTAAGCCAGCGATTGCTTCGATCATGGCATCGCTATGGAACGATCATATTTTGGAGACTTCGCACAAAACTCTCCAAGATACGAACGATCGCTTCTTGGCCAACATCCAACGAGACGCGACTTACAGTGTCGTTCCGCGGGTAGCAGGTGGTGAAATAACGCCTGACAAACTGATCACCCTCGGCGTGGTTGCTAAAAAGTATGGACTCTACACCAAGATCACCGGGGGCCAACGCGTCGACTTGTTCGGTGCCAAAGTCCAAGACCTGCCCGACATCTGGGCCGAATTGATCGAAGCAGGTTTCGAGAGCGGTCATGCGTACGGAAAAGCGGTACGAACGGTCAAAAGCTGCGTGGGAAGCACCTGGTGTCGCTACGGGGTCGGGGACTCGGTTGGCTTTGCAATTCGGATCGAGAATCGTTACCGCGGAATTCGCGCACCGCATAAGTTGAAGTTCGCGGTCAGCGGTTGTGTTCGTGAATGTGCTGAGGCTCAAGGGAAAGACGTTGGACTCATTGCCACCGAGAATGGATACAACCTCTATGTTTGCGGCAATGGTGGTGCCAATCCTCGTCATGCTGACTTGTTGGTCGCAGATATTGATGAAGAAACAGCCGTCAAATACATGGATCGCTTTTTGATGTACTACATCCAAACGGCGGACAAGTTGACAAGAACCAGCGTTTGGTTGGAAAAGATGGAAGGCGGCCTCGATCACATTCGCGATGTAGTGATCAACGATTCGCTGAACATTTGTGACGAACTTGAAGCTCGAATGCAGATGCTGGTCGACACCTATCAATGCGAGTGGAAGACGGTCGTCGAAGATCCTGAGAAGCGGGCTTTCTTCAAGCAATTCGTCAATACGGATGAATCAGAGCTTGGTATCGAGATCATTTCGGAACGAGACCAGCAGCGTCCGGCGGATTGGCCCGATGGAAATGTTTCGCTGGTCGAGTTGAAAGGTCTTAACGGCGAGACGATTCCGCACGACGTACCGGGTGAAGAGTTAACCTGGATCGCGATGGGCAACGAAGCTGATTTTCCGGTCAATGGCGGCGCCGCGGTGAAGTATGGCGAAGTGCAAATCGCCATCTTCCGAGCAACGACACACAGCGACTGGTATGCTTGTCAAAATATGTGTCCACATAAGAATGCCTTTGTCTTGTCGCGGGGCATTATCGGCGATGCTTCTGGCGTGCCAAAGGTAGCATGTCCGCTTCACAAGAAGGCATTCTCACTGGAATCGGGTGAATGTCTGACTGGTGAAGAATACAAGTTGCAGGTCTTCCCTGTGAAAGTGCAAGAGGGACAAGTCTTTGTACAGCTTCCGCCTGAGGAAAACCTTAACGCCTCACTGGCAACCAAGCTGCATTGCATCTCAGCTTGCGACGCGAAAAAGAGCAGAGACTTGGCATTGGTGCAGGGATAG
- a CDS encoding multiheme c-type cytochrome: protein MASGNSTVGLAFACLVLGGVWGCSETTPTSVSQNKSQDRIANSHEPGQLSRAQQDAAPMAKPATDAAASSDVRQVAYEDASTGSTSTVAAPRELFQGWPKPEVALFITGEQHGYIEPCGCTGLANQKGGLMRRHSLLKQLREDRGWDVVALDVGNQVRRFGRQAEIKFQTTAEGLRKMEYDAIGFGPDDLRLSIDEVFAAVASEDPDNIKFLSSNAVLLDYTPRHRVIEKGGKKIGVTGVLCSKELQRISNSDVGLSEPEEGLQESWQALKEQNCDLYILLCEGTLSESREIARKFPGFQLVITAGGAGEPELKPEVVEGLQTRMIQVGTKGMYVGVVGLYNDPRTPMRYERVALDDSFKDSEEMLKLLAAYQQQLETLGLSGLGIRQQPHPSGHKFVGSESCKDCHEDAYDVWKGSKHSHATQTLVHPPERFQVPRHFDPECLACHVTGWNPATYLPFESGYLGLEETPKMHNVSCENCHGPGSAHVASQNGDGDFTADQTTRFTEQMKLPLDKARDTCLKCHDLDNSPDFHVPGAFDEYWEEIAH from the coding sequence ATGGCTTCTGGAAACTCGACTGTCGGTCTCGCGTTCGCTTGTTTGGTCTTAGGAGGAGTTTGGGGCTGTTCGGAAACGACACCTACCTCGGTCAGCCAGAACAAAAGCCAAGATCGCATTGCTAACAGTCACGAGCCCGGGCAACTTTCCCGTGCTCAGCAAGACGCTGCTCCGATGGCCAAGCCTGCCACGGATGCGGCGGCATCGTCCGACGTTCGCCAAGTTGCCTATGAAGACGCATCCACCGGAAGCACCAGCACGGTGGCAGCCCCTCGTGAACTGTTTCAGGGGTGGCCAAAGCCGGAAGTGGCCCTTTTCATCACCGGCGAACAGCACGGCTACATCGAGCCGTGCGGCTGTACTGGGTTGGCCAATCAGAAGGGTGGCCTAATGCGACGCCACTCACTGCTCAAGCAGTTGCGGGAAGATCGAGGCTGGGACGTGGTTGCCTTGGACGTCGGAAATCAAGTTCGCCGCTTCGGTCGTCAGGCCGAAATCAAATTCCAAACGACCGCCGAAGGTTTGCGGAAGATGGAGTACGATGCGATTGGTTTTGGTCCAGACGACCTTCGTCTTTCCATTGATGAAGTCTTCGCGGCTGTCGCTTCTGAAGATCCTGACAACATCAAGTTTCTTTCCAGCAACGCCGTTTTGCTCGATTACACGCCCCGTCATCGTGTCATCGAAAAAGGTGGTAAGAAAATCGGTGTGACGGGCGTTCTTTGCTCGAAAGAGCTTCAACGGATTTCCAATAGTGATGTCGGGCTTTCCGAGCCAGAAGAAGGCTTGCAGGAAAGCTGGCAGGCGCTCAAAGAGCAAAACTGTGATTTGTACATTCTCCTTTGCGAGGGCACGCTGAGCGAAAGCCGTGAGATTGCGCGGAAGTTTCCTGGTTTTCAGCTAGTCATCACGGCCGGTGGGGCTGGTGAGCCGGAATTGAAGCCGGAGGTGGTTGAAGGCCTGCAAACCCGCATGATCCAGGTCGGTACTAAGGGAATGTATGTTGGTGTCGTGGGTTTGTATAACGATCCTCGCACCCCAATGCGTTACGAACGCGTTGCCTTGGATGACAGCTTCAAGGATTCGGAAGAGATGCTGAAGTTATTAGCTGCTTATCAACAACAGTTGGAAACGCTCGGTTTAAGCGGCCTTGGCATTCGCCAGCAGCCTCACCCGAGTGGCCACAAATTCGTCGGATCCGAATCGTGTAAAGACTGTCACGAAGATGCTTACGACGTTTGGAAAGGCTCGAAGCATAGTCATGCAACGCAAACCCTGGTGCATCCGCCAGAACGATTCCAAGTTCCACGCCACTTTGATCCAGAGTGCCTGGCTTGCCACGTCACAGGTTGGAATCCGGCAACCTACCTTCCTTTCGAGTCCGGCTATTTAGGGCTGGAAGAAACGCCGAAGATGCACAATGTTTCCTGCGAGAACTGTCACGGCCCAGGGTCAGCCCACGTTGCTTCGCAAAACGGTGATGGTGACTTTACCGCAGATCAGACGACGCGTTTCACCGAGCAGATGAAATTGCCTTTGGATAAGGCACGTGATACCTGTCTGAAGTGCCACGACCTGGATAACAGCCCCGATTTTCACGTGCCGGGTGCCTTCGATGAATACTGGGAAGAGATCGCGCACTAG